Proteins encoded together in one Ictidomys tridecemlineatus isolate mIctTri1 chromosome 3, mIctTri1.hap1, whole genome shotgun sequence window:
- the LOC144376377 gene encoding palmitoyltransferase ZDHHC19-like isoform X2 encodes MGLPQAVEWWKGLLPLLKSLPLPGSIEDPNIQYIARVNNKAFRLQWCSKCSFHRPPRTHHCPFCNICVEDFDHHCLWVNNCIGQRNFRVFVLLLVTLSLYLVVVLASCVLFLIRTRHMPLSLDSAMAIAVAVTALVLLLPVIMLLVVQAVSVSKGRSIRKNNPFDLGCANNWYLTICMPVGPKYMSAAIWMQRKEGTEWDPEQGNPVHTQFSPQHSRQHHPTEFPGPTSPTHGQGPPGSGEAAALQEKERN; translated from the exons ATGGGGCTGCCCCAAGCAGTAGAGTGGTGGAAGGGCCTCCTGCCACTGCTCAAATCTCTTCCCCTGCCAGGCTCCATAGAGGACCCCAACATTCAATACATAGCACGAGTGAACAACAAGGCCTTCCGCCTGCAGTGGTGCTCGAAGTGTTCTTTCCATCGTCCACCccggacccaccactgtcccttcTGTAATATCTGTGTGGAG GACTTTGACCACCACTGCCTGTGGGTAAACAATTGTATAGGCCAAAGAAATTTCCGCGTATTCGTGCTGCTGCTGGTGACCCTGAGTCTTTATCTGGTTGTTGTTCTGGCTTCCTGTGTGCTTTTCCTCATTCGTACAAGACACATGCCCTTGTCGCTGGACTCAGCCATGGC CATCGCAGTAGCTGTAACGGCCTTGGTACTCCTGCTGCCTGTCATTATGCTCCTGGTGGTCCAGGCTGTGTCAGTGAGCAAG GGCAGATCAATCCGGAAAAACAACCCCTTCGACCTGGGCTGTGCCAACAACTGGTACTTGACCATTTGTATGCCAGTGGGACCCAA GTACATGTCTGCAGCTATTTGGATGCAGCGGAAGGAAGGCACGGAGTGGGACCCTGAACAAGGGAACCCAGTGCACACACAGTTCTCGCCACAACATTCCCGTCAACACCATCCCACAGAGTTCCCTGGGCCCACATCTCCAACACATGGGCAGGGCCCCCCAGGGAGTGGCGAGGCTGCAGCTTTACAGGAG aaagaaagaaactag
- the LOC144376377 gene encoding palmitoyltransferase ZDHHC19-like isoform X1: MGLPQAVEWWKGLLPLLKSLPLPGSIEDPNIQYIARVNNKAFRLQWCSKCSFHRPPRTHHCPFCNICVEDFDHHCLWVNNCIGQRNFRVFVLLLVTLSLYLVVVLASCVLFLIRTRHMPLSLDSAMAIAVAVTALVLLLPVIMLLVVQAVSVSKGRSIRKNNPFDLGCANNWYLTICMPVGPKYMSAAIWMQRKEGTEWDPEQGNPVHTQFSPQHSRQHHPTEFPGPTSPTHGQGPPGSGEAAALQEISISPMPQQEAHREGLASHP; the protein is encoded by the exons ATGGGGCTGCCCCAAGCAGTAGAGTGGTGGAAGGGCCTCCTGCCACTGCTCAAATCTCTTCCCCTGCCAGGCTCCATAGAGGACCCCAACATTCAATACATAGCACGAGTGAACAACAAGGCCTTCCGCCTGCAGTGGTGCTCGAAGTGTTCTTTCCATCGTCCACCccggacccaccactgtcccttcTGTAATATCTGTGTGGAG GACTTTGACCACCACTGCCTGTGGGTAAACAATTGTATAGGCCAAAGAAATTTCCGCGTATTCGTGCTGCTGCTGGTGACCCTGAGTCTTTATCTGGTTGTTGTTCTGGCTTCCTGTGTGCTTTTCCTCATTCGTACAAGACACATGCCCTTGTCGCTGGACTCAGCCATGGC CATCGCAGTAGCTGTAACGGCCTTGGTACTCCTGCTGCCTGTCATTATGCTCCTGGTGGTCCAGGCTGTGTCAGTGAGCAAG GGCAGATCAATCCGGAAAAACAACCCCTTCGACCTGGGCTGTGCCAACAACTGGTACTTGACCATTTGTATGCCAGTGGGACCCAA GTACATGTCTGCAGCTATTTGGATGCAGCGGAAGGAAGGCACGGAGTGGGACCCTGAACAAGGGAACCCAGTGCACACACAGTTCTCGCCACAACATTCCCGTCAACACCATCCCACAGAGTTCCCTGGGCCCACATCTCCAACACATGGGCAGGGCCCCCCAGGGAGTGGCGAGGCTGCAGCTTTACAGGAG ATTTCCATCAGCCCGATGCCGCAGCAAGAAGCCCACAGAGAAGGCTTGGCCTCCCATCCATGA